A window of Shewanella mesophila contains these coding sequences:
- a CDS encoding DEAD/DEAH box helicase, translating to MLKTAHDFTHQQRFAGLQLLLQQELSDFSYNAESITGRFIDPQGPQTTRLLLTGEGVKGECSCSQRQCAHVAALAIEYEASQPDPHTRSRRADTAIRLFKSEANQQFDPFPAMARHRVLYLIHGEVNALQLSVHKGYLNKNGSYQLRGPLGFDVTSSTPLPKYVSQTDLQLFHQLKTLVSGEALAEQTEQIQLPLALGLPADFYQLLGATGRGCYQDVQRPLGCDIQYDEDFVDTSYLIDLADNCYLEPVSNTLIIDEGNNEQIGQGILANIDLDGEWLPRIEVIRHGVDFPWLVPAMMPLDVALFTMVHRGVAYNLSQLLFIAANHQPLMTQVAKCQLMLNILPLVSQRFELPISRSLPAGTRLVPDDISEHVVFFRKLALAGWQIDFAAKKRFVKVAANNWFAEVATPNTDWFELSLGVEVDGERVNLLPLLTNLIRQGKLSLEQGREPISLELDTGELLSLPADRVARILSVLGELFNKQPLNESQQLVLPRHQLTRLPQLDSAFKQDLTDKRSKALKWSGATWLRKQALALNSYVNNKAHGTDIVLPKGLNAVLRPYQEQGVSWLQFIKQHHFAGILADDMGLGKTLQTLCSILMDKEQGKLNAPVLVIAPTSLLSNWQREASNFTPSLTTLVWSGRARHEHLQALTNVDMVITSYGILAQDADELTTRHWYQVILDEAQTIKNSRSRVTKLVNRLDTSHRLCLTGTPMENHLGELWSLFHFLMPGFLGSAGQYQLQFKQPIEKDNCDTARRKLAQRIAPFMLRRTKVQVATELPKKTVINTLIELSQTQSDLYETIRLTVAEQLQLALLQTGAKANRLAISNALLKLRQVCCHPAMLKLSPSVDDHSSSHLEHDVPQALLVAESSKLAWLENKLPNMIEDGRNILIFSSFTTMLDLIAQQLDDQGIDYEMLTGRSRHRDKIIDRFRSGQVNVFLISLKAGGSGLNLTEADVVIHVDPWWNPAAEEQASDRAYRIGQQKPVFVYKLICQNTVEERIQQLQQTKKALAQSMYQTESLSVAEMNSDDWLALLQPLSDETSLEQG from the coding sequence TTGTTAAAGACTGCGCACGATTTTACACATCAACAAAGGTTTGCGGGTTTACAACTCCTTCTGCAACAGGAACTGAGCGACTTTTCTTACAACGCAGAGAGCATTACTGGTCGATTTATCGATCCTCAAGGGCCGCAAACGACTCGTCTCTTGTTAACGGGCGAAGGGGTTAAAGGCGAGTGTTCTTGTTCGCAGCGCCAATGTGCTCACGTCGCAGCATTAGCTATCGAGTATGAGGCGAGTCAACCCGATCCTCATACTCGTAGTCGTCGTGCAGATACCGCTATCCGCCTGTTTAAAAGCGAAGCTAACCAACAGTTTGACCCTTTCCCTGCAATGGCTCGCCATCGAGTCTTATATCTTATTCATGGTGAGGTAAACGCGCTGCAATTAAGCGTTCACAAAGGCTACCTTAATAAAAATGGTAGCTACCAATTACGTGGTCCCTTGGGATTTGATGTCACCAGCAGTACGCCTTTACCTAAGTATGTCAGCCAAACTGATCTGCAACTCTTCCATCAGCTTAAAACCTTAGTATCTGGCGAAGCCTTGGCTGAACAAACCGAGCAGATCCAGCTACCTTTAGCGCTCGGTTTGCCAGCAGACTTTTACCAACTGCTTGGGGCTACTGGACGAGGATGTTATCAAGACGTTCAGCGGCCATTGGGCTGTGATATTCAATACGATGAAGATTTTGTCGATACGAGTTATTTAATCGATCTGGCAGACAACTGCTATCTTGAGCCGGTGAGTAATACCTTGATCATTGATGAGGGGAACAATGAACAGATAGGTCAGGGGATCTTAGCCAATATCGATCTCGATGGAGAATGGTTACCTCGTATTGAAGTGATACGTCATGGGGTCGATTTTCCCTGGTTAGTCCCCGCCATGATGCCCCTGGATGTCGCCTTGTTTACTATGGTGCATCGAGGTGTGGCTTATAACTTGTCGCAACTGTTATTTATTGCAGCAAATCATCAGCCCTTGATGACACAAGTGGCCAAGTGCCAACTCATGCTTAATATTCTCCCTTTAGTAAGCCAACGATTTGAGCTACCTATTAGTCGAAGTTTGCCCGCTGGGACTAGGTTGGTTCCCGACGACATCAGTGAGCATGTGGTGTTTTTTAGAAAATTGGCGCTGGCTGGCTGGCAGATCGATTTTGCCGCTAAGAAGCGATTCGTAAAAGTGGCCGCAAATAACTGGTTTGCAGAAGTTGCAACACCCAATACCGATTGGTTCGAACTCAGTCTTGGGGTTGAGGTTGATGGTGAGCGAGTTAATCTATTACCTCTACTCACTAACTTAATTCGCCAAGGTAAATTGTCGCTAGAACAGGGGCGTGAGCCTATTTCGTTGGAATTAGATACCGGAGAGCTATTGTCACTGCCAGCCGACAGGGTGGCGCGGATCTTAAGTGTATTAGGTGAACTCTTTAATAAACAGCCATTGAATGAGTCGCAGCAGTTGGTGTTACCTCGGCACCAACTGACAAGATTGCCCCAATTAGACAGTGCATTCAAACAGGATCTGACCGATAAGCGATCTAAAGCCCTGAAGTGGAGTGGTGCCACTTGGTTACGAAAACAGGCGCTAGCATTAAATAGCTATGTGAATAATAAAGCCCACGGCACGGATATCGTTTTGCCTAAAGGGCTTAATGCTGTGCTCAGGCCTTATCAGGAACAAGGTGTTAGCTGGCTTCAATTTATTAAGCAACACCATTTTGCTGGGATTTTGGCTGATGATATGGGGCTTGGCAAAACCCTTCAAACCTTGTGTAGTATTTTGATGGATAAGGAGCAGGGCAAGCTAAATGCGCCTGTGTTAGTGATTGCGCCAACCAGTTTGCTCAGTAATTGGCAACGTGAAGCCAGTAACTTTACCCCAAGTCTCACCACATTAGTCTGGAGTGGTCGTGCTCGACATGAGCACCTGCAGGCGCTAACGAATGTCGATATGGTGATCACCAGCTACGGCATTTTGGCTCAAGACGCCGATGAACTGACCACACGTCATTGGTATCAAGTGATCCTTGATGAAGCTCAGACGATCAAAAATAGCAGGAGCCGGGTGACTAAACTGGTGAATCGCTTAGATACAAGTCATCGTCTGTGTCTTACTGGCACGCCGATGGAAAACCACTTAGGCGAATTATGGTCTTTGTTTCATTTTCTTATGCCGGGTTTTCTTGGCAGTGCGGGGCAATATCAACTTCAGTTTAAGCAACCGATAGAAAAAGATAATTGCGATACAGCCAGACGTAAATTAGCGCAGCGAATAGCGCCATTTATGCTCAGGCGCACCAAGGTTCAGGTGGCGACCGAATTACCGAAAAAAACGGTGATCAATACCTTAATTGAGCTGAGTCAAACTCAGTCGGATCTATATGAAACCATACGGTTAACCGTAGCAGAGCAGTTACAATTAGCCCTATTACAAACGGGGGCGAAAGCGAACCGATTAGCGATCAGTAACGCATTGTTAAAGTTGCGCCAAGTATGTTGTCATCCAGCGATGCTTAAACTTAGTCCAAGCGTTGATGATCACAGTTCGAGTCATCTTGAGCATGATGTGCCTCAAGCGCTGTTGGTGGCGGAATCCTCTAAGCTGGCCTGGCTTGAAAACAAACTGCCAAATATGATTGAGGATGGTCGTAATATTCTCATTTTTTCATCCTTTACAACCATGCTCGATCTGATTGCTCAGCAACTGGATGATCAAGGCATAGATTATGAGATGCTAACGGGCAGAAGCCGTCATAGAGATAAGATCATCGACCGTTTCCGCAGTGGACAGGTGAATGTGTTTCTGATCAGCCTTAAGGCAGGCGGCTCTGGCCTTAATCTGACTGAGGCAGATGTAGTTATTCATGTGGATCCCTGGTGGAATCCGGCTGCCGAGGAGCAGGCGAGTGATAGAGCGTATCGGATAGGGCAGCAGAAGCCGGTCTTTGTCTATAAGCTTATCTGCCAAAATACCGTTGAAGAGCGCATTCAGCAGTTACAACAAACCAAGAAGGCCTTGGCACAGAGTATGTATCAAACCGAGAGTCTTTCTGTTGCAGAGATGAACAGTGATGATTGGTTAGCCTTGTTGCAACCACTCTCCGACGAAACAAGCTTAGAGCAAGGATAG
- a CDS encoding secondary thiamine-phosphate synthase enzyme YjbQ: MWLQRQITITRKTRGFHLITDEIYQALPELQHLSIGLAHLLLQHTSAGLTLNENADPSVREDFERYFNQLAPENEPYYTHTYEGPDDMPAHLKSSLLGAELTIPITDGEFNLGTWQGVYLCEARDRASERTVIVTIQGE, encoded by the coding sequence ATGTGGCTCCAACGACAGATCACCATTACGCGAAAAACTCGAGGGTTCCATCTGATCACAGATGAGATATATCAGGCGCTCCCAGAATTGCAGCACCTTAGCATTGGTCTTGCTCACCTCCTACTGCAACATACCTCGGCAGGACTCACCCTCAATGAAAACGCCGATCCTAGTGTCCGAGAAGATTTTGAGCGCTACTTTAACCAGCTAGCGCCAGAAAACGAGCCTTACTACACCCATACTTATGAAGGTCCTGATGATATGCCGGCCCATTTGAAATCTTCACTCCTTGGCGCTGAACTCACTATCCCCATTACCGATGGCGAGTTTAACCTAGGTACATGGCAAGGGGTCTACCTTTGCGAAGCACGAGATCGCGCCAGTGAGCGAACCGTGATAGTGACAATTCAAGGCGAATAG
- the pabB gene encoding aminodeoxychorismate synthase component I, producing MVYSSTQGIAVKNLDWNLSTTEVFSHFADKPWAMLLDSASASHIDARYDIIVFDPIATLVTQGQLTSCCHYQEDGTATTETSARDPFTLLKQIIQRYFPTTYECELPFSGGALGSFSYDLGRVIESLPTTATKDIDLPEMNVGIYNWALIFDSQTATWSMVHYLGQQQLEQQLAKIEQSLGLSLSKAPFSLCSDWRPQIDKQAYSDKFAAIQTYLHSGDCYQINLTQRFEAQYQGDEWLAYLKLRQTNKAPFSAFCRLPDNALLSISPERFIQLKGDAIQTKPIKGTMPRASDPALDQQSAAMLANSEKDRAENLMIVDLLRNDIGKVAQPGSVRVPILFAIESFPAVHHLVSTVTAKLDKGYHATDLLRAAFPGGSITGAPKIRAMEIIEELEPSRRSLYCGSIGYISQDGQMDSSITIRTLIAEDNKLYCWAGGGIVADSLVDAEYQESYDKVSKILPILANSNDTR from the coding sequence ATGGTTTATTCGTCAACTCAAGGCATTGCAGTTAAAAATTTGGACTGGAATTTGTCAACGACGGAAGTTTTTAGCCATTTTGCAGACAAGCCATGGGCGATGCTGCTCGATTCAGCGAGTGCCAGTCATATCGATGCGCGTTATGACATTATCGTTTTTGATCCGATAGCGACATTAGTTACCCAAGGGCAACTCACCAGCTGTTGCCATTACCAGGAAGACGGCACAGCGACAACAGAGACTAGCGCCCGAGATCCATTTACCTTGTTAAAGCAAATTATCCAACGCTATTTCCCTACAACTTATGAGTGTGAACTGCCCTTTAGTGGTGGCGCACTAGGGTCCTTTAGCTATGATTTGGGCCGCGTTATAGAATCACTGCCTACCACGGCGACAAAAGATATTGATCTGCCCGAGATGAACGTAGGCATCTATAACTGGGCGCTGATATTTGATAGCCAAACTGCCACTTGGTCTATGGTGCATTACCTTGGGCAACAACAACTTGAACAGCAACTTGCTAAAATAGAACAATCCTTAGGACTATCCTTGTCTAAAGCACCATTTTCACTCTGTTCTGATTGGCGGCCACAGATAGACAAACAAGCCTATAGTGACAAATTTGCCGCCATTCAAACATACCTACACAGTGGCGATTGTTACCAAATCAACCTCACTCAGCGCTTTGAGGCGCAATATCAAGGTGATGAATGGCTGGCTTATCTAAAACTGCGCCAAACCAATAAGGCACCGTTTTCCGCATTTTGTCGCTTGCCAGACAATGCCCTGTTATCGATATCCCCCGAGCGTTTTATTCAACTCAAGGGGGACGCAATCCAAACCAAACCCATTAAAGGCACTATGCCGCGCGCTTCAGATCCTGCACTCGATCAACAGAGCGCAGCAATGCTGGCAAATTCAGAAAAGGATCGTGCCGAAAACTTAATGATCGTCGATCTACTTAGAAACGACATAGGAAAAGTCGCTCAGCCCGGGTCAGTCCGCGTACCAATACTTTTTGCGATCGAAAGTTTTCCCGCCGTTCATCATCTGGTCAGCACTGTTACGGCCAAATTAGATAAAGGCTACCATGCCACCGATCTTTTACGGGCGGCATTTCCCGGGGGCTCAATCACAGGCGCACCTAAGATAAGAGCGATGGAGATCATTGAGGAACTCGAACCATCTAGACGCAGTCTATACTGCGGCTCTATTGGCTATATCAGTCAAGATGGCCAAATGGATTCGAGCATCACCATACGAACCTTAATTGCCGAAGACAACAAACTCTATTGCTGGGCTGGCGGCGGAATAGTGGCAGATAGCCTCGTCGATGCCGAATATCAAGAAAGCTATGATAAGGTAAGTAAGATATTACCGATTTTGGCTAACTCTAATGACACTCGATGA
- the asnS gene encoding asparagine--tRNA ligase, whose amino-acid sequence MSIASVASVFKGDFAVGSQVTVRGWVRTRRDSKAGISFLAVYDGSCFDPIQGVVPNSLENYDNEVLKLTAGCSVVMTGEVVESPGQGQAFELQVTNVEVTGWVDDPDTYPMAAKRHSIEHLRELAHLRPRTNIIGAVARVRNCLSQAIHRFYNEEGFIWVSTPLITASDCEGAGEMFRVSTLDLENLPRTDDGKVDYKEDFFGKESFLTVSGQLNAETYASALSKVYTFGPTFRAENSNTSRHLAEFWMVEPEVAFADLDDVAGLAERMLKYCFKAVLEERRDDLAFFTQRVDKTVTERLENFVNSDFAQVDYTDAVEILKNCGKKFEFDVEWGIDLQSEHERYLAEEHFKAPVVVKNYPKDIKAFYMRLNEDGKTVAAMDVLAPGIGEIIGGAQREERLDVLDMRLAEMDLSQEDYWWYRDLRRYGTVPHAGFGLGFERLVSYVTGVSNIRDVIPFPRAPKSANF is encoded by the coding sequence ATGAGCATTGCATCTGTCGCTTCTGTATTTAAAGGTGATTTTGCGGTTGGTTCGCAAGTTACTGTGCGCGGTTGGGTGAGAACTCGCCGAGATTCCAAGGCCGGCATCTCTTTTCTTGCCGTTTATGATGGTTCCTGTTTTGACCCAATTCAGGGCGTGGTGCCAAATAGCTTAGAAAATTACGATAATGAAGTCCTTAAATTGACAGCGGGTTGTTCTGTAGTCATGACAGGAGAAGTTGTTGAATCTCCAGGCCAAGGCCAAGCATTTGAACTACAAGTCACCAATGTCGAAGTCACTGGCTGGGTAGATGATCCAGACACTTATCCAATGGCTGCTAAGCGTCACTCGATTGAGCATCTGCGTGAACTCGCCCACCTGCGTCCGCGAACCAATATTATTGGTGCCGTCGCACGTGTACGTAACTGTCTATCTCAAGCAATTCATCGTTTTTATAACGAAGAAGGCTTCATTTGGGTATCTACACCACTTATTACCGCTTCAGATTGTGAAGGCGCTGGTGAGATGTTCCGCGTATCTACCTTAGATTTAGAAAACTTACCTCGCACAGACGATGGTAAAGTGGATTATAAAGAAGACTTTTTCGGTAAAGAATCATTTTTGACCGTATCGGGTCAGTTAAATGCTGAGACTTACGCGAGCGCATTATCAAAGGTTTATACCTTTGGCCCAACGTTCCGCGCCGAAAACTCAAACACCAGCCGTCACTTAGCCGAATTCTGGATGGTTGAACCTGAAGTCGCTTTCGCTGACTTAGACGATGTTGCAGGCCTCGCCGAGCGTATGCTTAAGTACTGTTTCAAAGCTGTGCTTGAAGAGCGTCGTGACGATCTTGCATTTTTCACTCAGCGTGTTGATAAAACCGTTACTGAGCGTTTAGAAAACTTCGTTAACAGTGATTTCGCTCAAGTCGACTATACCGATGCCGTTGAGATCCTTAAAAACTGTGGTAAGAAGTTTGAATTTGACGTTGAGTGGGGTATCGATCTGCAATCAGAGCATGAGCGTTACCTAGCAGAAGAGCATTTCAAAGCCCCTGTCGTGGTTAAAAACTATCCGAAAGATATCAAAGCATTCTATATGCGCCTCAATGAAGACGGTAAGACCGTCGCGGCTATGGATGTTCTAGCGCCAGGTATTGGTGAGATCATCGGCGGCGCGCAGCGTGAAGAGCGTCTTGATGTGCTGGATATGCGCCTAGCTGAGATGGATTTGAGCCAAGAAGATTACTGGTGGTACCGTGATCTACGCCGTTATGGCACAGTCCCTCATGCAGGTTTTGGCTTAGGTTTTGAGCGTTTGGTTTCTTACGTAACGGGTGTATCTAACATTCGCGACGTTATTCCATTCCCACGCGCACCTAAATCGGCTAACTTCTAA
- a CDS encoding bifunctional diguanylate cyclase/phosphodiesterase, whose amino-acid sequence MHLDYCPILIDEFDGQTREFSLKRYNRILTMLLSGSSLSDILSALVLLIEKEKLGTRASVLVLSDDRRHLLLGAAPNLPQAYNDAIHGVEIGLGVGSCGEAAFSGQRVIVDDISTHPNWVNYKGIALAHKLLACWSEPIKGSNGDVLGTFAMYYENINAPSDTDLILIQEAARLASLAIERSKSFQFQRQTTAIFNNLPIALVTTSAQWSILDANDAFWGAMATKGSRCDVGYFNPNEQIGCDTNNQHMIHALMANGHWQGEALIKRFDGSSFYADLTAMRLNESYSDNRAYAWLISDISARKQASDLIEYQANFDALTQLPNRTQLLGLINQHIDARHGFALMLMDVDNFKQVNDTLGHGVGDRLLVEIGKRLLSIADDRFTVARLGGDEFAILIPDVLSIDQLNEVSQRIDNLAATRYQLSGSTNVYSTLSLGIARYPDDAESLELILNCADQAMYVAKRSGKNRSQLFNFAIRERDSRAAKIHAWLQTAIELNEFELYYQPIINLQTGKIVHAEALLRWCHGGQFISPQEFIPVAEASGLILGIGEWVRKQAITFLHEYRDYPFTIAINVSVEEIWSHLLQEGLIASIEKTAAAIDCNFPYERLTIEITESLLMGNQDTLIDELTKLKAKGCRIAIDDFGTGYSSLAYLNQFPIDELKIDKSFVLGCEYSVKQQALIKAIAKMSQALELVVVAEGIENSTQLEIINSVGIDLGQGYLFSKPIPKAQFVDLLRKKELFWR is encoded by the coding sequence GTGCACCTTGATTATTGTCCGATATTGATTGACGAGTTCGACGGTCAAACTCGCGAATTTAGTCTAAAACGTTATAATCGCATTTTAACCATGTTGCTCAGCGGATCTTCACTAAGTGACATTTTGTCTGCCTTAGTGTTGCTGATTGAGAAGGAAAAACTTGGCACTCGCGCTTCGGTGTTGGTGCTAAGTGATGATCGTCGTCACCTCCTGTTAGGCGCAGCGCCTAATCTACCTCAGGCATATAATGATGCAATTCATGGCGTGGAGATAGGACTCGGCGTTGGGTCGTGCGGTGAAGCCGCTTTTAGTGGCCAGAGAGTGATAGTTGACGATATCTCTACCCATCCTAATTGGGTGAACTATAAAGGGATCGCCTTAGCTCACAAGCTGTTAGCCTGCTGGTCAGAACCAATTAAGGGGAGTAATGGTGACGTACTCGGAACGTTCGCCATGTACTACGAAAACATCAATGCTCCCAGCGATACTGATCTTATTCTGATCCAAGAAGCCGCAAGACTTGCAAGTCTTGCGATTGAGCGTAGCAAATCTTTCCAGTTTCAACGTCAAACAACGGCAATATTTAATAATCTTCCCATTGCGTTAGTCACCACAAGCGCCCAGTGGTCCATACTAGACGCTAATGATGCGTTTTGGGGGGCAATGGCCACAAAGGGATCTCGGTGTGATGTAGGGTATTTTAACCCTAACGAGCAGATCGGCTGCGATACCAATAATCAGCATATGATCCATGCACTAATGGCTAATGGACACTGGCAAGGGGAAGCCCTGATAAAACGGTTTGATGGCTCAAGCTTTTATGCCGATCTAACGGCGATGAGATTAAATGAAAGTTACAGTGATAATCGGGCTTACGCCTGGCTTATCTCTGATATTAGTGCACGTAAACAGGCTTCTGACTTGATTGAGTATCAAGCTAATTTTGATGCGTTAACTCAACTACCCAATCGTACTCAGCTATTAGGCTTAATCAATCAACATATCGATGCTCGTCATGGATTTGCTTTGATGTTGATGGATGTAGACAACTTTAAGCAGGTCAATGACACTTTAGGCCACGGTGTGGGTGATCGTTTGCTTGTCGAAATAGGCAAGCGCTTGCTATCCATTGCTGACGATAGGTTCACTGTGGCGCGATTGGGCGGCGATGAGTTTGCGATACTTATTCCAGATGTGTTGAGCATTGACCAGCTTAATGAGGTAAGTCAAAGGATCGATAATTTAGCCGCGACACGGTATCAACTCAGCGGTTCAACTAATGTATATAGTACCTTAAGTCTTGGTATTGCCCGTTATCCAGACGATGCGGAAAGTCTAGAACTCATCTTAAACTGCGCCGATCAAGCTATGTACGTAGCAAAACGGTCTGGCAAAAACCGGTCGCAATTATTTAATTTTGCGATCCGCGAGCGAGATAGCAGAGCGGCTAAGATCCATGCATGGTTGCAAACCGCGATTGAATTAAATGAGTTTGAACTCTATTACCAACCGATAATTAATTTACAAACTGGTAAAATTGTCCATGCAGAAGCCTTGCTACGCTGGTGCCATGGAGGCCAGTTTATTTCACCCCAGGAGTTTATCCCTGTTGCAGAAGCCAGTGGCTTAATTCTTGGTATTGGAGAATGGGTAAGAAAACAGGCCATTACTTTTCTACACGAATATAGAGACTATCCGTTTACCATCGCAATCAATGTCTCCGTTGAAGAGATCTGGTCTCATTTGCTGCAAGAAGGCTTAATTGCGTCGATCGAAAAGACTGCTGCCGCAATAGACTGTAATTTTCCCTATGAACGTTTAACTATTGAGATAACAGAGTCCTTGTTGATGGGTAATCAAGATACCTTGATTGACGAGTTAACTAAGTTAAAAGCGAAAGGCTGCCGGATTGCGATCGATGATTTTGGTACAGGATATTCGTCATTGGCCTATTTAAACCAATTTCCTATCGATGAGCTCAAGATCGATAAAAGCTTTGTATTAGGCTGCGAGTATTCAGTAAAGCAGCAGGCATTGATTAAGGCGATTGCTAAGATGAGTCAGGCACTTGAGCTGGTGGTTGTTGCCGAAGGGATTGAGAACTCGACGCAACTGGAGATCATTAACTCAGTCGGAATTGATTTAGGTCAGGGTTATCTATTTTCAAAACCCATCCCAAAAGCACAATTTGTTGATTTACTGAGAAAGAAAGAACTCTTCTGGCGATAA
- a CDS encoding RsmB/NOP family class I SAM-dependent RNA methyltransferase, whose product MLNASLSPSSTELVINVLAMVLNEGKPLDRAYSHHFSGLKLAPAEQARITSVAGDLLRRLNLYCYLADMKPQEMEREGTRLLNAWHLFHELELPKLQYALPVEPEAFQRRLVEAKAIPALYDGCPQWLDELGQAQIGDEWPAERAALAMAPKRYLRTNLLKCTRDELQQKLLREGVQTQVVAGVDTALEVTSDSALFRTECFKQGLFEQQDAGSQLVAAAVDAKPGMRVIDACAGAGGKTLSIAAQMQGKGRLLAMDVEQWKLDSLKQRARRAAAHNVETRIIASSKTIKRLKLTADRVLLDVPCSGLGVLKRNPDAKWRDTPERLPVLVQLQKEILQSYSRMVKVDGMLIYATCSIMPEENRQQVDEFLNANPHFSFIDDETISVADSGFDGFYLARMKRVSES is encoded by the coding sequence ATGTTAAACGCGTCGCTGTCTCCAAGTTCAACTGAACTAGTTATTAATGTACTCGCTATGGTTCTCAATGAAGGGAAGCCCTTGGATAGAGCTTATTCTCATCATTTCTCAGGACTAAAGCTAGCGCCGGCTGAACAAGCGAGGATCACCTCGGTCGCAGGCGATTTGCTGCGTAGGTTAAACCTTTATTGCTATCTTGCGGACATGAAACCGCAAGAGATGGAACGCGAAGGAACGCGATTGCTCAATGCTTGGCATCTTTTTCATGAGCTGGAGTTACCAAAGCTGCAATATGCGCTGCCGGTTGAGCCTGAAGCGTTTCAACGTCGCTTGGTAGAAGCTAAAGCTATCCCAGCACTTTATGACGGCTGTCCTCAATGGTTAGATGAGTTAGGCCAAGCCCAAATTGGTGATGAATGGCCTGCCGAACGCGCGGCATTGGCGATGGCACCAAAACGTTATTTGCGCACCAACCTATTAAAGTGTACTCGCGATGAGTTACAGCAGAAGTTGCTTCGTGAAGGTGTTCAGACTCAGGTTGTTGCTGGCGTCGATACCGCGCTAGAGGTGACGTCTGACTCGGCCCTGTTTCGCACCGAGTGTTTTAAGCAAGGATTGTTTGAGCAGCAAGATGCGGGGTCACAGCTGGTTGCTGCCGCGGTAGATGCCAAACCTGGGATGCGCGTTATCGATGCCTGCGCAGGAGCGGGTGGTAAAACGCTCTCTATTGCCGCCCAGATGCAAGGAAAAGGGCGGTTGCTTGCCATGGATGTTGAGCAATGGAAACTCGATAGCCTCAAGCAACGCGCGCGCCGCGCTGCTGCCCACAACGTGGAAACCCGGATCATTGCCAGCAGCAAAACCATTAAACGATTAAAGCTCACTGCCGATCGGGTGTTACTGGACGTACCTTGCTCAGGTCTTGGTGTGTTAAAACGAAACCCAGATGCCAAGTGGCGCGACACACCAGAGCGTTTACCCGTATTGGTACAGCTGCAAAAGGAGATTTTACAGAGCTACAGTCGTATGGTTAAGGTCGATGGTATGTTGATTTATGCCACGTGTTCTATTATGCCAGAGGAAAACCGTCAACAGGTCGATGAGTTTTTGAATGCAAACCCTCATTTTAGCTTTATTGACGATGAAACCATTAGCGTTGCCGATAGCGGATTCGATGGATTTTATTTAGCCCGAATGAAGCGTGTTAGCGAATCTTAA
- a CDS encoding CoA pyrophosphatase → MTLDEFKRRYALQVLPSDNAPKINRVLRQAAVLVALIEKEQELHLILTRRPTHLRAHPGQISFPGGKVEEQDVDCVATALREAFEEIALPTQNVEILGQYPIFNTFTGFAISPIIGIVKEDFEPVLDPGEVDELFTVPLRFLLDPANRIVKQFTRRGVTYPVYFISYEEYFIWGATAAMIDKICRQVSP, encoded by the coding sequence ATGACACTCGATGAGTTTAAGCGGCGCTATGCCCTACAAGTATTACCCAGCGATAACGCACCTAAAATTAACCGCGTGCTTCGTCAAGCCGCGGTTTTAGTTGCATTAATCGAAAAAGAGCAAGAGTTACACCTTATCCTCACTCGCCGTCCAACCCACCTTCGCGCCCATCCTGGGCAAATTAGCTTTCCTGGTGGCAAGGTGGAGGAGCAAGATGTCGATTGCGTGGCAACGGCACTGAGAGAAGCGTTTGAAGAGATAGCATTACCGACTCAAAACGTAGAAATATTAGGGCAATATCCCATATTTAATACCTTTACCGGATTTGCGATTTCCCCCATCATTGGCATCGTCAAAGAGGATTTCGAACCAGTGCTTGACCCAGGTGAAGTGGATGAACTCTTTACCGTGCCCTTAAGGTTTCTGCTCGATCCCGCTAATAGAATCGTCAAGCAGTTCACCCGAAGGGGAGTCACCTACCCCGTCTACTTTATCTCCTATGAAGAATATTTTATTTGGGGAGCCACTGCGGCAATGATCGACAAAATATGTCGCCAGGTCTCACCCTAG